In the Setaria italica strain Yugu1 chromosome VI, Setaria_italica_v2.0, whole genome shotgun sequence genome, one interval contains:
- the LOC101762751 gene encoding E3 ubiquitin-protein ligase RLIM yields the protein MDEAMGRRTVSGLLVTRGGSILLFREESPRHKSTACCTRLGCSSKLFPSKDRKMRKTSKETTTSQISQELRKSNRMSPQGSISYDRSSCRNATSTFDETDSRPRRKENAGRDLLARLKERVNSSRKHSLSGGSSPCLSSQHTSNSGSTSSSRSISRSICRQASRMRKDEGRITEAVRTHRARDSSGRTREDVLTRNSNQDPSGRFLSRSLLRHRSGLRRGPISSLEDSLDSSNDWRFDMDESEEVEDYYVFNDRHRGMRMDIDDMSYEELLALGERIGTVSTGLSDGALSECLKRSFYVPTDSTSHEDGDLKCIICQEEYFSGVEVAKMACKHYYHVTCIQQWLRQKNWCPICKSVASAVST from the exons ATGGATGAAGCAATGGGAAGGCGAACAGtcagtggccttcttgtcaccAGAGGAGGCTCAATTCTTCTCTTCAGGGAGGAAAGCCCGCGCCACAAGTCCACTGCATGTTGTACACGCCTTGGATGCAGCAGTAAGCTTTTCCCGAGCAAAGACAGGAAGATGCGCAAGACATCGAAGGAGACAACAACTTCTCAGATATCACAAGAGTTGAGGAAATCCAACAGGATGTCCCCTCAAGGAAGTATTTCTTATGATAGAAGCTCCTGCAGGAATGCAACAAGTACTTTTGATGAGACTGACAGCAGaccaagaagaaaagaaaatgccgGACGTGATCTACTAGCCCGATTAAAAGAAAGGGTCAATTCATCAAGGAAGCACTCATTGAGTGGAGGTAGTAGTCCTTGCCTATCATCACAACATACATCCAACTCTGGCTCCACAAGCAGTAGCCGATCAATTTCAAGATCGATATGTCGGCAAGCTTCGAGAATGAGAAAGGATGAAGGGAGGATTACAGAAGCTGTTAGGACCCATAGAGCCAGAGATAGCAGTGGAAGAACTAGGGAAGATGTGCTGACAAGAAACTCCAACCAAGATCCTTCAGGCAGGTTTCTTTCTCGAAGCTTGCTCAGACACAGGAGTGGACTTCGGAGAGGTCCAATATCTTCATTGGAGGACAGTTTGGATAGTTCCAATGACTGGCGTTTTGATATGGATGAAAGTGAAGAG GTTGAAGATTACTATGTCTTCAATGATCGGCATAGGGGAATGAGAATGGACATTGATGACATGTCTTATGAG GAATTGCTTGCTCTTGGGGAGAGAATCGGTACTGTAAGCACCGGCCTTTCAGATGGTGCACTTTCTGAGTGTTTGAAGAGAAGTTTCTATGTGCCCACAGATTCAACAAGCCATGAGGATGGTGATCTCAAATGCATCATATGTCAG GAGGAGTACTTTTCTGGTGTGGAGGTGGCCAAGATGGCATGCAAGCACTATTATCATGTCACTTGCATCCAACAGTGGCTTCGGCAAAAGAACTGGTGCCCAATCTGTAAATCGGTCGCTTCTGCTGTCAGCACATAG
- the LOC101763844 gene encoding LOW QUALITY PROTEIN: SPX and EXS domain-containing protein 3-like (The sequence of the model RefSeq protein was modified relative to this genomic sequence to represent the inferred CDS: deleted 3 bases in 2 codons) → MASGSCGTWLTLIVPTSMTAYLYLYSHGEVSLAASQPVILYAILLLILFSRFDMFYISSRFYFLRTVWRIILPLQAITFPDFFLADIFTFMSKVFSDLERSVCRMVNRQVATIAWFEADSICGSHSIAIPLVLVLPYLCRFFQCLRQYKDTKEKTCLLNALKYSTAVPVIFLSALKYHVFPEQWVSFYRPLWLISSVINSLYSFYWDIKRDWDLSILTRIFMFRNPSIWTNLLYGQNWVFYWVLGSNLVLRCTWTYKLSAHLRQNYLTVFTIAALEILRRWQWVFFRVENEWNKMSAKQNMEMSSNMPLEGDRLLDSSDHTV, encoded by the exons ATGGCCTCTGGCTCT TGTGGTACTTGGCTGACTTTAATTGTTCCTACA AGCATGACAGCTTACCTATATCTTTACTCACATGGAGAAGTGTCTCTTGCAGCCTCTCAACCA GTTATCTTGTATGCT ATCCTTCTTCTGATCCTCTTTTCTCGTTTTGATATGTTTTACATATCATCACGCTTTTACTTTCTGAGGACAGTGTGGCGTATAATACTGCCTTTACAA GCAATTACATTCCCTGACTTCTTTTTGGCCGATATTTTTACATTCATGTCAAAG GTGTTCTCAGATCTGGAGCGCTCAGTTTGTCGCATGGTGAATCG GCAGGTTGCGACTATTGCTTGGTTTGAAGCAGATTCTATTTGTGGCAGTCACTCCATAGCTATTCCTCTTGTTCTCGTGCTCCCCTACTTGTGCCGTTTCTTCCAATGCCTCCGACAGTACAAGGATACAAAGGAGAAGACATGTCTCTTGAATG CCCTCAAGTACTCAACAGCAGTTCCAGTCATTTTCCTTTCGGCTCTCAAGTATCACGTATTTCCTGAGCAGTGGGTTAGCTTTTACAGGCCCCTCTGGCTTATCTCTAGTGTTATAAATTCACTGTATTCCTTCTACTGGGATATAAAGCGAGATTGGGATTTGAG CATCCTAACCAGGATTTTCATGTTCAGAAACCCAAGCATATGGACTAATCTTCTTTATGGGCAGAACTGG GTGTTCTACTGGGTGTTAGGCAGCAATTTGGTTCTGCGATGCACATGGACATACAAGCTCTCAGCGCATCTTCGGCAAAACTACCTGACAGTGTTCACCATAGCAGCACTGGAAATACTGAGACGGTGGCAATGGGTGTTCTTCCGAGTTGAGAACGAGTGGAACAAGATGTCAGCCAAGCAAAACATGGAGATGTCATCTAACATGCCTTTGGAAGGAGACAGGCTACTGGATTCCAGTGACCATACAGTATGA
- the LOC101761930 gene encoding GDSL esterase/lipase At1g71691 — MQATMASGGLWLWWLMLFGAVLAAASGGGEQSPRAPAAPALFVFGDSLIDSGNNNNLASLAKANYFPYGIDFTAGPTGRFSNGYTIVDELAELLGLPLVPPYSQTSSVQEVLQGANYASAAAGILDDSGGNFAGRIPFNQQIRNFESTVAQIAAAAGDAAAADRVARSILFVGMGSNDYLNNYLAPNYDTRRRYDPHQFAGLLARQFASQLTRLYKAGARKFVVAGVGSMGCIPTVLAQSLAGRCSPEVDGLVLPFNANVRAMLDGLNADLPGARFTYLDNFRIFKAILANPAAFGFSVVDRGCCGIGRNGGQITCLPFMPPCADRERYLFWDAYHPTAAVNVMIAREAFHGGADVMAPINVGQLARL; from the exons ATGCAGGCGACGATGGCCAGCGGCGGCCTCTGGCTGTGGTGGCTGATGCTCTTCGGCGCCGTGCTCGCGGCTgcgagcggaggaggagagcagagcccgagggcgccggcggcgccggcgctatTCGTGTTCGGGGACTCCCTCATCGACagcggcaacaacaacaacctcgCCTCGCTCGCCAAGGCCAACTACTTCCCCTACGGCATCGACTTCACCGCCGGCCCCACCGGCCGATTCTCCAACGGATACACCATCGTCGACGAGCTCG CTGAGCTGCTTGGGCTTCCCCTGGTGCCGCCCTACTCGCAAACGTCGTCCGTCCAGGAAGTCCTGCAGGGCGCCAActacgcctccgccgccgccggcatcctcGACGACAGCGGCGGCAACTTC GCCGGACGGATCCCGTTCAACCAGCAGATCCGGAACTTCGAGTCGACGGTGGCGCagatcgccgccgcggccggcgatgcggcggcggcggacagggTGGCGCGGTCCATCCTGTTCGTGGGTATGGGGAGCAACGACTACCTCAACAACTACCTGGCGCCCAACTACGACACCAGGCGCCGCTACGACCCGCACCAGTTCGCCGGACTCCTCGCCCGCCAGTTCGCCTCCCAGCTCACC AGGCTGTACAAGGCCGGAGCCAGGAAGTTCGTGGTGGCCGGCGTGGGTTCGATGGGTTGCATCCCGACGGTGCTGGCGCAGAGCCTCGCCGGCCGGTGCTCGCCGGAGGTGGACGGCCTCGTGCTGCCGTTCAACGCCAACGTCAGGGCGATGCTCGACGGCCTCAACGCCGACCTCCCCGGAGCCCGGTTCACGTACCTCGACAACTTCCGTATCTTCAAGGCCATCCTCGCCAACCCGGCCGCCTTCG GGTTCAGCGTGGTTGACAGGGGATGCTGCGGCATCGGGAGGAACGGCGGGCAGATCACGTGCCTGCCGTTCATGCCGCCGTGCGCGGACAGGGAGCGCTACTTGTTCTGGGACGCCTACcacccgacggcggcggtgaacGTCATGATCGCCAGGGAGGCGTtccacggcggcgccgacgtGATGGCGCCCATCAACGTTGGGCAGCTCGCCAGGCTCTGA
- the LOC101762348 gene encoding agmatine coumaroyltransferase-2 — protein sequence MKITVQSSKAVKPDYDGGDAPAAATVVPLTVFDLISFDDYMFGIHAFHPPSPTTAALEAGLARALAEYREWAGRLCADPATGRRGILLNDAGVRFVEASAADGATLESAMPLLQPTPEVRRFHPSAGGAGEELMLVQVTRFACGSLVIGHAMHHAVGDGFAISRFLVAWGQATRGVAIDPVPVHDRTSFFVPRDPPRVEFEHRGTEFKKPREDKKNARMRGGDGGAGAGDDDDDDEVVVQLVRFSREFVSELKSRASATAGAPGRPYSTTQCLAAHLWRCVTAVRGLDGGRATTLHLAVNGRARMRVPEGYTGNAVLWAHPATTARELVAGPLGRAAELIRGEVARVDDAYFRSFIDFASSGAVEEEGLVPASADPEAMVLGPDVAVYCLLRVPFYDVDFGGGRQFFYTPGYYPAEGVVYILSPSPLGDGSVEAHVSLYRRAMETFKGCCFSPGEPGVVLQ from the coding sequence ATGAAGATCACCGTGCAGTCGTCCAAGGCCGTCAAGCCCGactacgacggcggcgacgctccggccgccgccaccgttgtCCCGCTGACCGTGTTCGATCTGATCAGCTTCGACGACTACATGTTCGGCATCCACGCCTTCCACCCGCCGTCCCCGACCACCGCCGCCCTCGAGGCGGGGCTCGCCAGGGCGCTGGCCGAGTACCGCGAGTGGGCCGGCCGGCTCTGCGCGGaccccgccaccggccgccgcgggATCCTGCTCAACGACGCGGGCGTCCGGTTCGTCGAGGCGTCGGCGGCCGACGGCGCCACGCTCGAGAGCGCCATGCCGCTGCTGCAGCCCACGCCCGAGGTCCGGCGCTTCCACccgagcgccggcggcgccggggaggagcTGATGCTGGTCCAGGTCACGCGGTTCGCGTGCGGGTCCCTCGTCATCGGCCACGCCATGCACCACGCCGTCGGTGACGGCTTCGCCATCAGCCGGTTCCTCGTCGCGTGGGGCCAGGCCACCCGCGGCGTCGCCATCGACCCCGTCCCGGTGCACGACCGGACGTCCTTCTTCGTGCCCCGCGACCCGCCGCGGGTCGAGTTCGAGCACCGCGGCACCGAGTTCAAGAAACCACGCGAGGATAAGAAGAACGCGCGCatgcgcggcggcgacggcggcgccggcgctggagacgacgacgacgacgatgaggtgGTGGTACAGCTGGTGCGCTTCAGCCGCGAGTTCGTCTCGGAGCTCAAGTCCCGGGCGTCCGCCACCGCGGGCGCGCCCGGCCGCCCCTACAGCACGACGCAGTGCCTGGCGGCGCACCTCTGGCGGTGCGTGACTGCGGTGCGGGGCCTCGACGGCGGCCGGGCCACGACGCTGCACCTCGCCGTGAACGGGCGGGCGCGGATGCGGGTGCCGGAGGGGTACACGGGCAACGCCGTGCTGTGGGCGCACCCAGCCACCACGGCACGGGAGCTTGTGGCGGGACCCCTCGGCCGCGCCGCGGAGCTCATCCGCGGCGAGGTCGCCCGCGTCGACGACGCCTACTTCCGGTCGTTCATCGACTTCGCGAGCTCGGGCGCCGTGGAAGAGGAAGGGCTCGTGCCGGCGTCGGCGGACCCGGAGGCCATGGTGCTGGGCCCGGACGTCGCGGTGTACTGCCTGCTGCGGGTCCCGTTCTACGACGTGGacttcggcggcggccggcagttCTTCTACACGCCCGGGTACTATCCGGCAGAGGGCGTCGTCTACATCCTGTCGCCGTCCCCGCTGGGGGACGGGAGCGTGGAAGCCCACGTGTCCCTCTACAGACGAGCCATGGAGACCTTCAAGGGCTGTTGCTTCTCGCCGGGGGAACCCGGAGTAGTTCTTCAGTAA